One Aneurinibacillus migulanus genomic region harbors:
- a CDS encoding FHA domain-containing protein codes for MSLARCANGHMFSTRKHGNTCPYCNVIVDSGLKSENRRAVAIGEDEKTMPYLGEVEGIEPVTGWLVCIEGPQIGQDYRIMAEKNFIGRAEEMHIRILGDNTISRRNHAVIVYDPKKRNFYLLPGDASGLAYHNNEAVYSPTELTAYDVIQLGRSKFIFIPLCGAHFEWENNTGEE; via the coding sequence ATGAGTTTGGCAAGATGCGCAAATGGACATATGTTCAGTACGAGAAAGCATGGCAATACATGCCCTTATTGCAACGTTATAGTAGATTCAGGCTTGAAAAGCGAGAATCGAAGAGCGGTGGCAATAGGCGAAGACGAGAAGACCATGCCATATTTGGGGGAAGTAGAGGGAATCGAGCCTGTAACAGGGTGGCTGGTATGTATAGAAGGACCGCAGATTGGTCAGGATTACAGAATTATGGCAGAGAAGAATTTTATCGGAAGAGCAGAAGAGATGCACATACGAATCCTTGGGGATAACACGATATCAAGACGAAATCATGCTGTTATTGTCTACGATCCGAAAAAAAGAAATTTTTATTTGCTACCAGGGGATGCGTCAGGGCTGGCCTACCATAATAATGAAGCCGTATATTCACCTACAGAGCTAACGGCATATGATGTCATACAGCTAGGTAGAAGTAAATTCATATTTATTCCTCTATGTGGAGCCCATTTTGAATGGGAAAACAACACAGGCGAGGAATGA
- a CDS encoding FHA domain-containing protein: protein MRDGFFKRYISNLDNDEKSFWIKSIDILLIIVAVTALIYVYWFNTNNSLKIGFGFLIAVVAVGYVVKKYRISTDNIETETEITKLILLDEKGESIKEWYIQGKTSLLIGKSSNHSEVDIDLSDAEYASLISKQHAVLNYADGNWYIEDIDSKNGTGVKEAYKNAKSRLETQAPYRISMGDVIYIANTKILCT, encoded by the coding sequence GTGAGGGACGGTTTTTTTAAACGATACATAAGCAATTTGGATAACGATGAAAAATCTTTTTGGATAAAAAGTATTGATATTTTACTGATAATAGTAGCAGTTACTGCACTTATATATGTGTATTGGTTCAATACAAACAATAGCTTAAAAATCGGATTTGGCTTCCTTATTGCAGTCGTTGCAGTAGGGTATGTAGTAAAAAAATATCGGATTTCAACGGATAATATAGAAACGGAAACAGAGATTACTAAACTCATTCTCCTGGATGAAAAGGGAGAGAGTATAAAGGAATGGTATATACAGGGGAAAACTTCCTTACTAATTGGCAAAAGCTCAAACCATAGTGAGGTTGACATAGACCTTTCCGATGCGGAGTACGCATCGCTAATAAGCAAGCAGCATGCCGTGCTGAACTACGCTGATGGAAACTGGTACATCGAAGATATCGATTCCAAAAATGGAACCGGAGTAAAGGAAGCTTATAAAAACGCAAAGAGCAGGCTAGAGACGCAAGCACCCTACAGAATTAGTATGGGAGATGTCATATACATAGCTAACACAAAGATATTATGTACATAA
- a CDS encoding PP2C family protein-serine/threonine phosphatase — MGKQHRRGMMGTMEERGLEWMPYLIVVVFIIVFLFLIYIRKLLGKEEERSGIRIGNGQTIGRRDEQDDYFSTVTTLHGTIAVLADGISGLANGRIASTIAVDIFIKKFLELNHVNDIPHFFTEASRLSNTEIIRSLKGANGGTTLVVAVISDGYLYWGAVGDSLIMIFRDNEFININHKHILESVLEERYLTGEITKYEALDNPMKNRLINYLGYEGFKNIEIYKTPIALNKGDKIILCSDGVYNSVTEIELEKILSKNISPYDAAQEIIEAVNDKRLKNQDNATIIVLENG, encoded by the coding sequence ATGGGAAAACAACACAGGCGAGGAATGATGGGCACAATGGAGGAACGAGGGCTGGAATGGATGCCTTATCTAATCGTAGTCGTCTTTATCATTGTTTTTCTTTTTTTAATTTATATAAGGAAACTTCTGGGGAAAGAAGAAGAAAGATCGGGTATTCGGATTGGTAATGGACAAACGATAGGGAGACGGGACGAGCAGGATGATTATTTCTCGACTGTAACAACTTTGCATGGAACAATAGCCGTATTAGCCGATGGGATTAGCGGACTTGCAAATGGAAGAATAGCCAGTACGATCGCTGTGGATATATTTATCAAGAAATTTTTGGAGCTGAATCATGTAAATGATATCCCGCATTTTTTTACGGAGGCTTCCCGTTTAAGCAATACGGAAATAATAAGAAGCTTGAAAGGAGCAAATGGCGGGACCACATTAGTTGTTGCTGTTATATCCGATGGCTATTTGTACTGGGGAGCAGTGGGAGACAGCTTGATCATGATTTTTAGAGATAACGAGTTTATAAATATCAACCATAAGCATATTTTAGAGTCGGTACTGGAAGAACGTTACCTTACAGGAGAAATTACGAAATATGAAGCCCTGGATAATCCGATGAAAAATAGGCTCATTAACTATTTGGGATATGAGGGTTTTAAGAATATAGAGATTTACAAGACGCCGATTGCGCTGAATAAAGGGGACAAGATTATTCTTTGTAGTGATGGGGTCTACAACAGTGTAACGGAAATAGAATTGGAAAAAATCCTTTCGAAAAATATCTCTCCTTATGATGCCGCCCAGGAAATCATTGAAGCCGTTAACGATAAAAGGTTAAAAAATCAAGATAACGCTACAATCATCGTACTAGAAAACGGCTAG
- a CDS encoding J domain-containing protein produces the protein MKNYYAILGVEKDASPEEIKKVYRKLAKKYHPDVNAGSSESERIFKDISEAYRTLSDESLRKKYDVQMNNTGEEASRAKNQADKNTRTHSAHETYQGFDMRNMEKNFERFFGFNPKTKEMASREKNKNKNPIDTTDLFEKYFRAKKR, from the coding sequence ATGAAAAATTATTATGCAATATTAGGAGTCGAAAAAGACGCTTCACCGGAAGAAATAAAGAAAGTATACAGGAAATTAGCGAAGAAATATCACCCAGATGTGAACGCCGGGAGCAGCGAGTCGGAAAGAATTTTCAAGGACATCAGTGAAGCATACCGTACATTGTCCGATGAATCGTTAAGGAAAAAATATGATGTTCAGATGAATAACACAGGGGAAGAGGCAAGTAGAGCAAAGAATCAAGCAGATAAAAATACCCGAACCCATAGTGCTCATGAAACATACCAGGGATTTGATATGAGAAATATGGAAAAAAACTTTGAGCGCTTTTTTGGCTTTAATCCAAAAACGAAAGAAATGGCAAGCCGCGAAAAAAATAAAAATAAGAATCCCATTGATACAACGGACCTGTTTGAAAAATATTTTCGAGCAAAAAAAAGATAA